The Setaria italica strain Yugu1 chromosome IX, Setaria_italica_v2.0, whole genome shotgun sequence genome has a window encoding:
- the LOC101759208 gene encoding ervatamin-C — protein sequence MASSSGATSSVFALILFTCCLASLAASSAAAAAAGGGVDDEVDAGGDKLMMGRFLRWQAAYNRSYPTAEERERRFQVYRRNMEHIEATNRAGNLTYTLGENQFADLTEEEFLGLYTMKGMPSGRGGVRRDAGRKQANISAVDGPTSVDWRSKGAVTPIKNQGPSCSSCWAFVTAATIESITKIKTGKLVSLSEQELIDCDPYDGGCNLGYFVNGYRWVIENGGLTTEANYPYQARRNYCSRNKAAQRAAQISDYVQVPAGEAQLQQAVAQQPVAAAIEMGGSLQFYSGGVFSGQCGTRMNHAITVVGYGADANTGLKYWLVKNSWGTSWGERGYLRMHRDATRSGLCGIALDLAYPVV from the exons ATGGCGTCATCGTCCGGAGCCACGTCATCGGTCTTCGCACTGATCCTCTTCACATGCTGCCTCGCATCGCTCGCCGCCtcttcggcggcggccgcggcggcaggcggcggcgttgATGACGAAGTCGACGCCGGCGGTGACAAGCTGATGATGGGGCGGTTCCTGCGGTGGCAGGCCGCGTACAACCGCTCGTACCCGACcgcggaggagcgggagcggcggttCCAGGTGTACCGCCGGAACATGGAACACATCGAGGCCACCAACCGGGCGGGCAACCTGACGTACACGCTCGGCGAGAACCAGTTCGCCGACCTCACCGAGGAGGAGTTCCTGGGCCTGTACACCATGAAGGGCATGCCGTCCGGACGCGGCGGCGTCCGCCGCGACGCCGGCAGGAAGCAGGCCAACATCTCCGCCGTCGACGGCCCGACCAGCGTCGACTGGAGGTCCAAGGGCGCCGTGACGCCCATCAAGAACCAGGGCCCCTCGTGCT ctAGCTGCTGGGCGTTcgtgacggcggcgacgatcgAGAGCATCACCAAGATCAAGACGGGTAAGCTGGTGTCGCTGTCGGAGCAGGAGCTGATCGACTGCGACCCCTACGACGGCGGCTGCAACCTGGGCTACTTCGTGAACGGGTACCGGTGGGTGATCGAGAACGGCGGGCTCACCACGGAGGCCAACTACCCGTACCAGGCGCGGCGGAACTACTGCAGCCGCAACAAGGCCGCGCAGCGCGCCGCCCAGATCTCCGACTACGTGCAGGTGCccgccggcgaggcgcagctGCAGCAGGCGGTGGCGCAGCAGCCCGTGGCGGCGGCCATCGAGATGGGCGGCAGCCTCCAGTTCTACAGCGGCGGCGTCTTCTCGGGGCAGTGCGGCACGCGGATGAACCACGCCATCACCGTCGTCGGCTACGGCGCCGACGCCAACACGGGGCTCAAGTACTGGCTCGTCAAGAACTCGTGGGGGACCAGCTGGGGAGAGCGCGGGTACCTGCGGATGCACCGCGACGCCACCCGCTCGGGGCTCTGCGGCATCGCGCTCGACCTCGCGTACCCGGTCGTCTGA